DNA sequence from the Saccopteryx leptura isolate mSacLep1 chromosome 4, mSacLep1_pri_phased_curated, whole genome shotgun sequence genome:
ACCTACAGAAACAGAGCCTGGGGGTGGAGCCCAGCCCTGAGatttcacccccccaccccccccccacccccgccccaggggCGGGTCCGATGCACTCCCTAGTTTGGGCGCCTCTGGTTTAAAAGAGGCAAACTTTAGGGACCTACAGACTAAGGCAGTTCCATGGAGAGGTGCAGGTGGGGCTCCCCATTCTGAGGGGTGCAGGAGGACTTATGAGAATAAGGATAAACAGACATTTCTTAGTATTTCCCAAAACTCGATgggaaaagggtggggggagcacCTCCCGGACAGGGGCTTGTTACAAGTACAAATGCTAGGGGGGGTACGAATAcaaatgcgggggggggggcacttccCTAGAGATTATGACTAGGTGCTCTGGGGGAGGTAGGaactggcattttaaaaaatcgGCTGCTGGTGACCTTTATCATCAGATTAGCTTGGGTAACGCTTGGCTGGAGTTGGAACCGGAAGGAAGGGTCCTGAGGCGGGGAGCCGGCTTTGGCAAGGGCTCGGAGGGACGCCCCGGCCCTGCACGCTGGCTGCACAAAACAAGGGTCCGCCGAGTGGACTCTGGCCATTACCTGGGGCGAGGCAGGGTCGCCCGCGGGGCACCCGCTCCAGGCCGCACACCGAGAAGGCCCCGGTCGGGTCCCGCAGCCGCGCCTGGCCGCTGCCCGCCGCCACCACTGTGCCCTGCATCCACACGGCCGTCAACTCCAGCGGCCCGCGACCCGCCGCCGCCCGGGACAGCCGCCACGAGCCCGGGCCGCCTTCCACGTTGCGCCGCAGTTGCTCCGCTAGCACCTTCAGCGGCGGTGACGACGGCACCCTCACCGCCGGGGCCGCGGCCGCGACCGGACCGCGGCGGGAAAACGAATCTGCTGCCGCGGCCGCCATTGGGTTTGGCGGCCGCTTTCCCGCCAACTTTGATAAGCAGCGAGGCCCGGCCGACGGACGCCAATTAGGGGTGAGCTGGCGGAACTGGCCAATGGTGTGTCGGAAGGCGGGGCCTCCCGGCTGAgcgccccgcccccagccgccAGGAGCGCGCGTGCGCACATAAATATACGAGTCCCCCAAACTAGAACGAATGGAtaaaatggattaaaagagaATAATTAAATGGAGTGTGGTAAAGAACTCCTTGTTTAACGCACCTCAAAATTTGGCGTGCATGCAAATCACCTGGAGAATGTATTTATCTTTATATCGCCCCGCATAGGAGTGTACTCGGAGGTTAATACTGAAAGGAATGATGAATCCATGTTTATTGGGAGTGATCAAGAATCAGTCAAGAGAGAAGGCTGggaagagggacagggacagctaGTAAAATTGCCcttccttttattgttttattatattttaatgacaaaatactttaaagttaaaacatatattactatatttttttcacacaaaaaaatgcaCATCCATTGTTGAAAATTTAGAAAAGGAGatataaactaagaaaaaaaattgtaaaaatcatTCAGATATAGCCACTGTTAACATTTGGGTGTATCATCATCCAGGTTTTAAAAACATATGGATATATCATTTTCATATACAAATActgttttgtatattattttcacTTACTAATAAACATCTTTCCATACTTCCTCTTGAATGACTGCACAGTATTCTATTTGTCTCATCACCTACCTAACCAATATGCTAGAGTTGgacattattttgcattttataaaattgctACTGTGAACCGACTTAAAAGCTAAATCTGTGTACATGTtttagataaattcctagaaatgcaATTGCTCTTTAAATATCGGAAGTCCTCAATCAACAAAACCCACAAATCCTAAACCCATCCTTAAAGTCACAAGACCAATCCTCCTGACTCCCAGGGCTTCCTGCAATACAGGGCATACAGAGCATTCAGCAACAGCTTGGTTTTTATAAAGCAGTTAAGACATACTGAGCCAGGCCCTATCCCTAAGAGCTTTATAGGGAGTATCCTATGGACCTCTAAAGATTCTATTCtacatagatgaggaaacaggcttggGGTGGCTTGCCCATGGTCCTCTGGCAATAACCTCTGTGAGCTCCTAGCCTGTACACCTCAATCCAGAGCTGCAGAGTAACCAGGCTCCTGGTTTGAGAAGGGAGCAGGGACATTGACCAAGAGAGAATCCCACACCTTCGTGACTAGTGTGTCCCCATTCGCCTTCCCCAAAGCACTTGAAGGTCAGAGAAGTGATGGAGAAGGGAGCTGGGGTAAAGACAGAGGCTCTCAGACCTCTTGTCTGAGCCTGGGAATATCCCACAATTCTCTGGCCTtcaaatttatacacacacagtCACGCTCACACCTCAAGCCCCATGCCTTGTTGCTGGCAGAATAATCTTTCCAAAACATGAGTCTGAGCAATATCAGTGCTTGGTTTGTAACCTCCTGATGGTATAATCCATATGTCTGGAATgtgagcattccaggcagagagaactgCACATTGGGAGGGCCCAAAGAGGAGTGAGAGAATGGGAACATTGAGCAAACTGCCAGTAGTTCAGAACACCTGGGATGCAGACGCAAATGAAAGAGCGCGATGGACAAGGCTGTACCCACATAATCTTATTCCTTACCCCCATTTTTCAGGTGATGAAACTGAAGTTCAGGCCAATGACAAGCTTAAGGTCACGTGACTGATGAGGTGTACAGCCAGGACTAAAAGCTAAGTCTGTCTGACCCCAAACTTCATGCTCCTTGAACCACACATACCATCTTACTGTCCACACTGTCGCTCTCTTCCTCTGTATCTCTGTTCATGTTCCTCCCTGCCTGACATGCCTTCCCTCCAGTCTCTCCCAACTGAAACTGGGCTCAGCCACCAAGTGCCTGCCACCACCAAGACTGCTTCTCTTCAGGAAGCCACTGTTGGTCCCTCCCTTCCAGACCAGTGGGCTGACACCCCTCATGCAGGTGTCTCAATGTTAGCCCTATTTGGGGCTGTCCTATGTGCATTTAGGATGTTGAGCAGCACCCcgggcctctacccactagatgccagtagcatcctCAAGTTCTAGCAACCCAAGTGCCAATGACCCCGCAGGGCTaaatcacccccacccctgcccgtgGAGAGCCACTGCTCCAATCTATGATGCTCACTGCAGTGTCTCAAACCATAAATACTTGAAGCTGTGTCCAGCTCACCAGCTCGGCCAGCTAGGCCAGGGGTCCAAACTCAGATGCCAGCAGTAGCCAGGCAGGTGACCCTGGTGTAGCAGTGACAAACTGGCCTTCATGTGCCCCAAATACAGAGGCCAATCACACCCAGCCAATAATTGCCACACTCAGCCAACGGGCCCAGTGTTGTCGGGTTGGCTTTTTCAAGACGTTTTAATGTGCaatttctgcatttaaaaaatcGTTGGCAACCTATTCAAGTGTAAGACAAACAAAGACCATGTGCCCCTGAAAGCCCTCTGTGGGTGACTCAGGCCCCTGGGCAGGCGGCCTATAAATGCAGCCCCTAGAATGGGAGCTCTTCTCCCGCTGCCTGGGCAGCCTGTGTGTTAATTAACGTGTTGCTCCTAGAAACCTCCTGAAAAGTGTCCAAGGGCTGCTGGGTTTCATCAGCTCCCAGAGTTGCAAAACTGGAGTCTTAAATTGTTGTTGTGAGCAGACAACTGGGGTCTGTTGACACCTGCTGGGGAGACTGCCTCCATGGAAGATTATGTCTCTCCGCAGCCACTACCCCCACTTTGGGCCTGAAACAACCCCCGGGCCCCAGCTTCCTAGCGAGATCAAAGCGGCCTGGAAAGGGGATTTCCTGCCACCTGAGAACAAAGGTGAGGCGAGGGGAATTCTGGGACTTGGCCTCACATTCAACCTCCCCATTTACCAGTTCCCAGGCAGATCAGGTCTGTTTCTGGTTGCctcaaacaaaaaccaaaccctACCACCCTAAGAAGAGGGGTTTGTTCTGGAAGGGTATGCATGCAGTGCTATCTTCAAAAACAGCAGCAGTTAGCTGAGCGCCTACTGTATGCTAAGCCCCATGCCAGGTGCTTCATATGCAGACTCTCATGGCAATCctaaaaagaaagtgtttttctTAAGCCAATTTTAAAgctgaagaaattgaggcttggAGAAGTGATGCAACctgcccaagaccacacagctggTAAGAGGTGGAGCCAGGGATTCTGGTCCCCACCACAAAGGGTCCCTCTCAGGCCCCCAGGTGAAGGGGCCTCTTATCCACTATCCTGGGTGATCACCAGGGAAGaattatagatatatagatataccgatagatagatagatagatagatagatagatagatagatagataggctgTGTAAATGTCTGCAACTTTCTTTGAAGTGCAACCCAAGGTAAGGGGGATGGGCATGGTGGATAGAGAGGAGACAGGTGGCTAGAGATGCCATAAGGTGAGTAAACTTCATTGTGGAATCTAAATGGTGCTCTCATTCATGTTCACTGCACAACTTTTTCAATAACACAGTGTCAGGGGT
Encoded proteins:
- the RMI2 gene encoding recQ-mediated genome instability protein 2, encoding MAAAAADSFSRRGPVAAAAPAVRVPSSPPLKVLAEQLRRNVEGGPGSWRLSRAAAGRGPLELTAVWMQGTVVAAGSGQARLRDPTGAFSVCGLERVPRGRPCLAPGKYVMVMGVVQAISPEPCLQAVKMTDLSDNPVHESMWALEVEDLHRTIP